CCCGGGGCACTTGCTTTCCTCCGAGCTCCGGGGCGGGTGGGTGTCGCCGGGGTCCGGGCTACTGCGGCTACGGCGCCGCCCGGAGAGCCGGCCGGAACGGCTCCAGCGATCCGGCAACGCCGTCCGCGGGGGTCAGCCCCAGCAGATGGGCGATCAGCGGGTAGACATCGACGGCTTCGACCGGTGGCAGCACCACCCCTTCCGCGATCCCGGGGCCCACGGCGAAGAAGATGCCGTGCATCGAGGGCAGGCGGGGGTCCCAGCCATGCATGCCGGCGGGCGGTGCGCGGCCGCCGGGCAGTTGCACCATGCCCGCCCCGTCCGGAATCACCATGACCTCTCCGAGGCTCGCGTTATCCCGCGCGTGCAGATGTTCCGGCAGTTCCTCGCGAAGCCAGGCGCGTGCGTGCGTGAGTTCGGCATTCAGCGCATCGCGCAGCGCACGGCTCCGCGCATCGTCGCCGGTGTGCAGGCTGATCGACGGCCCGGCCGGCACTGCCCGGACGTCAGTCAGATCTACGGATTCCGGCAACGTCTCCGTCAGGTCGGGGTCGGGCGTCGCCATCCCGTGATCCGACAGCACCACCAGTGCGACCCGGTCGGCGTGCGGCAGCGCGTCGACCCCCGCCATCAGATCGCCCAGCAGCCCGTCGGCGGTCTCGACGCTGTCGCGCATGCCGGGATGGTCCGGTCCCAGCCGGTGGCCATTGCTGTCGACGAGCGAGAAGTAGAGGGTGATCACGTGCGGGCGGCGCTCCGGCGGCAGGGCCAGCCAGTCGAGCGTCTGTGCCACGCGCATCCGGTTCGGCACGCTGCCGTCGTAGGGAAAGTAGTGACTGGGGCGGATGCCGCCGATGGCCGCTTCCGTACCGGGGAAGAAGAACGCCGCCGCCACCATGCCCTGCTCCTCGGCGGTGACCCAGATCGGCTCGCCGAGCCACCACGATCCGTCTCGCGGATCCTCCGGGTCGCGGTAGTTGAACTCGTCGTTCCGTACGGGATCCCAGAAGCGGTTGCCGGCGATCCCGTGCGCGCCCGGATAGAGGCCGGTGGCGATCGAGTAATGCGACGGGAAGGTGAGCGACGGGAAGACCGGCACGAGTCCCTCGGCCGCCATGCCGCGCTCGGCGAGACTAGCGAAGTTGGGTGTTTCGAAGCGGTCGAGGTACGCCGGATGGAAGCCGTCGAACGACACCAGCACGACGTGCGGCCGGTCGTAGACCGACGGATCGTTGGTGCCACCGGTTCCGGCCGGCGTCGACGGGCCCGATGCGGGCCGGACGGGTTCGGCAGCCGCGCAGGCGGCCACAACCGCAAGCCAGATGCTGCCGAGCGCGGCGGTCGTTCGCCTTGGGCTCACAGCGCCCGCCGCAACCGGTAGAGAGGGGTACTGGGGTGAGTGACGGGGATCGAACCCGCAACATCCGGAGCCACAGTCCGGTGCTCTACCATTGAGCTACACTCACCACGGAAGCTTGGTCCGGGATCCGGGCAAACCCGCATTGTAGCAGTCCCGCCCGCTACAATGAGGCTCATGGCTCCCGAGACCGCGGCCCGGCGCGACGCCCGGCCTACCGCCAGGGTCGACAGTGAAGCAATCAACGCCGCCCGCGTGATGGCCGAGGCGTTCCGGCTGGCGAACGAGGCCACCGATGCCGCCCGCCTTCTGAACGGCG
Above is a window of Acidobacteriota bacterium DNA encoding:
- a CDS encoding alkaline phosphatase family protein, with amino-acid sequence MSPRRTTAALGSIWLAVVAACAAAEPVRPASGPSTPAGTGGTNDPSVYDRPHVVLVSFDGFHPAYLDRFETPNFASLAERGMAAEGLVPVFPSLTFPSHYSIATGLYPGAHGIAGNRFWDPVRNDEFNYRDPEDPRDGSWWLGEPIWVTAEEQGMVAAAFFFPGTEAAIGGIRPSHYFPYDGSVPNRMRVAQTLDWLALPPERRPHVITLYFSLVDSNGHRLGPDHPGMRDSVETADGLLGDLMAGVDALPHADRVALVVLSDHGMATPDPDLTETLPESVDLTDVRAVPAGPSISLHTGDDARSRALRDALNAELTHARAWLREELPEHLHARDNASLGEVMVIPDGAGMVQLPGGRAPPAGMHGWDPRLPSMHGIFFAVGPGIAEGVVLPPVEAVDVYPLIAHLLGLTPADGVAGSLEPFRPALRAAP